The Mesorhizobium sp. M3A.F.Ca.ET.080.04.2.1 genome contains the following window.
ATCGTGCGATTCGATCAGCACGCGGGTGATGGCTTCCGTGCCGCCGTTGAGGATACGCACCTTGAAGTCGGCAAGCTCGAGATCGCCGATCTCGTTCTGGTACTTGCCGAGATCCTTGCGCAGCGCGATGTCGAGCGCGTTGACCGGACCGTGGCCCTCGGCCACCGACATTTTCTCTTCGCCGTCGACCTCGACCTTCACGATCGCCTCGGAGACGGTCTTCAGATGGCCGTTGGCGTCGAAGCGGCGTTCGACCATGCAGCGGAAGGAGGTGACGTTGAAGAACTCAGGCAGGCCGTGCAGCATCTTGCGCGCCAGCAGCTCGAAGGAGGCATCGGCGCCCTCATAGGCATAGCCTTCGGCTTCGCGCTCCTTGACGACGGCGATCAGCGCGTCGAGGCGGTGATCGTCCTTCGGCACGTCGATGCCGCGCCGCTTGAGCTCAGCGAGGAAATTTGCCTTGCCGCCCTGGTCGGAGACCATGACGCGGCGACGATTGCCGACCGCTTCCGGCGGCACATGTTCGTAAGTCGCCGGCTCCTTGGCAAGCGCGGAGGCATGAATACCGGCCTTGGTGGCGAAAGCGGAGGAGCCGACATAGGGCGCCTGCGCTTCCGGCGCGCGGTTCAAGAGTTCGTCGAAGGCGCGCGACAGCCGCGAGATGCCGGTCAGCGCCTCGGCCGAAATGCCGGTTTCGAAACGGTCGGCGAAGGCCGGCTTCAGCGCCAGCGTCGGCACGATTGAGATCAGGTTGGCGTTGCCGCAGCGCTCGCCGATGCCGTTCAGCGTGCCCTGGATCTGGCGCACGCCGGCCTCGACCGCGGCGAGCGAATTGGCCACCGCCTGGCCGGTGTCGTCATGGGCATGGATGCCGAGATGGTCGCCGGGAATGCCGCCGGCGATCACCTTGTCGACGATGGCGAGCACCTCCGAAGGCTGGGTGCCGCCATTGGTGTCGCACAACACCACCCAGCGCGCGCCGGCATCATAGGCGGCCTTGGCGCAGGCCAGCGCGTAGTCCGGGTTGGCCTTGAAGCCGTCGAAGAAATGCTCGCAGTCGACCATCGCCTCCTTGCCGGCAGCGACCGCCGCCTCGACCGAGACTTTGATCGACTCCAGGTTCTCCTCATTGGTGCAGCCGAGCGCAACGCGCACATGATAGTCCCAGCTCTTGGCAACGAAGCAGATGGCGTCGGACTTCGACTGCACGAGCGACGCCAGCCCCGGGTCGTTGGAGGCCGAGACCCCTGCCCGCTTGGTCATGCCGAAGGCGACGAATTTCGCGCGTGCCGTGCGCTTCTGCTGGAAGAAGGCGGTGTCGGTCGGATTGGCGCCGGGATAACCGCCCTCG
Protein-coding sequences here:
- the cimA gene encoding citramalate synthase, which codes for MKKQRLFLFDTTLRDGQQTPGIDFSVEDKIAIAMLLDEFGIDYVEGGYPGANPTDTAFFQQKRTARAKFVAFGMTKRAGVSASNDPGLASLVQSKSDAICFVAKSWDYHVRVALGCTNEENLESIKVSVEAAVAAGKEAMVDCEHFFDGFKANPDYALACAKAAYDAGARWVVLCDTNGGTQPSEVLAIVDKVIAGGIPGDHLGIHAHDDTGQAVANSLAAVEAGVRQIQGTLNGIGERCGNANLISIVPTLALKPAFADRFETGISAEALTGISRLSRAFDELLNRAPEAQAPYVGSSAFATKAGIHASALAKEPATYEHVPPEAVGNRRRVMVSDQGGKANFLAELKRRGIDVPKDDHRLDALIAVVKEREAEGYAYEGADASFELLARKMLHGLPEFFNVTSFRCMVERRFDANGHLKTVSEAIVKVEVDGEEKMSVAEGHGPVNALDIALRKDLGKYQNEIGDLELADFKVRILNGGTEAITRVLIESHDSSGARWWTVGVSENIIDASFQALMDSIIYKLMKNRDMAGLVAAE